The genomic region CTTCCATATCGCGGGTCAGCACGGTGCTTTGCGTGGTAAGCAACTGATTTTTCGCGTCGCGGATTTCAATGGTGAAAACGTATTGGCCGCTGGGAAGCGGGCCAAGCGGCAGCTCGCCTACAATGGTGGTAGGCTTGCCTTGCGCCGCCTGCTCAAGCGTGGTTTCAGCTTCGGCGGCGCCGCCCTCGTCGGAGGCAATACGGTAGCGCACCTTTAGCGGCTGCCCAGCAGGTGCTTGGTACAACTCAGCATAGAAGAAAATCTGGGCAGTGCCGCGTCCATAATAGCCTCCCGGCGCCCGCGACAACCGCAAGCCGCCTCGTGCAAAATTATCCTGCGCCCCCGACTTTGCCGCGGGCCGCGCCAGTAGCACAATATCGCTCAGATAAGCCGCTTTGCCGTCTGATTTCAGTGTGAGCGATTGGTCTACCGTGGTTGCATTGCTTGCTTTGTACTGGTCGCGCAGGCGGGCACGCACTGTGTACTGGCCATCGGGTAGGGCCACGCGCTTCTGAAAGCTGATGGGATTTTTGATGGCGGCGGTGGTGTCGCTGAGCACAGGTGGTTTCAGCGTTACGGTTTCCTGGTAAGCGGGCTTTCCGTCGGCTTTCAGGATTTCCAGTGTGAGCACGGCCGCCGCCTGAAACGTTTTGGGCGCCCGCCGCAGGTACGTGAGGCCAGTACCCGGCACGGTGGCGTACAACTCTACTACGGAGCCTTTCACTACGCGGTCCTCGTTGCGAAACTGAGCTACGTCGAGCAGCAATTGTGGGGCGGCGGCTTGCACGGTAGCCGTCAAAAGCACCAGAAAGAAGCTAAGGAGAAGTCGCATCGTGTCAGATTGGCGGGTAAAGGTAGCGGGTTCAAGGCTGGTTGAATTGTTGAACAAGAAAACCTGAAGGCTTCGTGCCCTACCTTACTCAACAAGTTAGCCAGTTCGCCCGTGGTCATTTTCGAGTCGCAGTACAATCCGCCCGTTGCTTTCTTTGCCGAGCTAGTTGGGCAGGACACCTTGCTGCTCGAAGCCCACGACCACTACCGCAAACAAACCTACCGCAACCGCTGCCTGATCCTGACGGCTCAAGGCGTGAAGCCGCTTACCGTGCCGGTAGTAGACGGCAACAGGAGTGAGAAAATAGCCACCTCATCCATTGAAATAGACTACCGGCAGAACTGGGTACACCAACACTGGCGCACCCTGCAAACCGCCTATGGTGGCACGCCGTATTTTGAATACTACGCCGACTATCTGCACGACATTTACTATCAACGCCCTACCCTACTTTTTGACCTAAACACACAGCTGCTGCGTTTGTACTTGCGATGCCTGCGCCTACGGCCTCACGTAGAATTCACACAGTCGTACGTTTCTTCCTACCCTTCTCAAAGGGGAAATTCACCCAGCCAACCACTGCTTGACCGCCGGGACTGGCTTACGCCAAAAGCCGCTGTGGCAGACCAACCTGACAGGACGTCGGGCCGTGCCTACCCCCAGACCTTTGGCGTACAATTTGTACCCAATC from Hymenobacter aerilatus harbors:
- a CDS encoding WbqC family protein is translated as MVIFESQYNPPVAFFAELVGQDTLLLEAHDHYRKQTYRNRCLILTAQGVKPLTVPVVDGNRSEKIATSSIEIDYRQNWVHQHWRTLQTAYGGTPYFEYYADYLHDIYYQRPTLLFDLNTQLLRLYLRCLRLRPHVEFTQSYVSSYPSQRGNSPSQPLLDRRDWLTPKAAVADQPDRTSGRAYPQTFGVQFVPNLSILDLLFMQGPAAGAFLT